The Henckelia pumila isolate YLH828 chromosome 2, ASM3356847v2, whole genome shotgun sequence genome includes a window with the following:
- the LOC140879906 gene encoding uncharacterized protein — protein MKIMKCLSKVISVYGFLFLAYSVFANALLDPVDFLALQAIRKSLNDLPASHYFQSWDFTSDPCNFAGVYCDGDKVVALNLGDPRAGSPGLMGRLHPDIGKLSALAEFTIVPGRVIGTLPRTLSQLKYLRLLAVSRNFISGDIPANLGQLRGLQTLDLSFNLLHGTIPSSVGTIPALSNVILCYNRLTGPVPTFISHTLTRLDLKHNDLSGSISPLGLPPSLRYLSLSMNRLNGPVDRLLSRLNRLNYVDLSMNEFSGSIPGKLFSFPISRLQLQRNRFSGPVKPIHDVRIPTIDLSFNRLSGGISPMLSTAQNLYLNNNRFTGKIPSNFVDRLLSASIQILYLQHNYLTGMEIDPTAGIPLSASLCLQYNCMVLPLQTPCPLKAGKQKTRPTEQCTQWRG, from the coding sequence ATGAAAATCATGAAGTGCTTGTCCAAGGTAATCAGCGTTTACGGTTTCTTGTTTCTGGCATATTCCGTTTTCGCGAATGCGCTGCTGGACCCCGTTGATTTCTTGGCGCTGCAAGCCATTCGAAAGAGCTTGAACGATCTGCCCGCCTCCCATTACTTTCAATCCTGGGATTTCACTTCGGATCCCTGTAATTTTGCGGGTGTTTACTGTGATGGAGACAAAGTGGTTGCTCTAAACCTCGGAGATCCTCGGGCGGGTTCACCGGGTCTAATGGGTCGACTGCATCCCGACATTGGTAAACTATCTGCGCTCGCCGAGTTCACCAttgttccgggtcgggtcatcgGGACTTTGCCACGCACTTTGTCTCAGTTGAAGTATCTTAGACTTTTAGCAGTCAGTCGAAATTTCATCTCAGGCGACATTCCGGCGAACTTGGGCCAGCTGCGGGGGCTGCAAACTCTGGACCTCAGCTTCAATCTTCTACATGGAACCATCCCCTCTTCGGTCGGAACGATTCCGGCGTTGTCCAATGTAATCCTCTGTTACAATCGGCTCACGGGTCCGGTTCCTACCTTCATATCCCATACCCTGACCCGGCTCGATTTGAAGCACAACGATCTCTCCGGTTCTATCTCGCCGCTCGGACTGCCTCCCTCTCTACGGTACCTTTCACTGTCGATGAACCGGCTCAATGGCCCAGTAGACCGGCTCTTATCCCGATTGAACCGGCTAAACTACGTCGACCTTAGCATGAATGAGTTCTCCGGCAGCATTCCTGGGAAGCTATTCAGTTTCCCGATCAGCCGCCTGCAGCTTCAGAGGAACCGGTTCTCCGGCCCGGTGAAACCGATTCATGACGTGAGAATCCCAACCATTGATCTGAGTTTCAATCGTTTGTCCGGCGGGATATCTCCCATGTTATCGACGGCCCAGAATCTGTACCTGAACAACAACCGGTTCACGGGAAAGATACCGAGCAATTTCGTGGACCGATTACTctccgcaagcatacaaatactGTATCTGCAGCATAATTATTTGACGGGGATGGAGATCGATCCAACGGCTGGGATTCCACTCAGCGCCTCATTGTGCCTGCAGTATAATTGCATGGTCCTTCCCCTGCAAACTCCTTGTCCTTTGAAAGCTGGTAAGCAGAAGACTAGGCCAACTGAGCAGTGCACACAGTGGAGAGGGTAA
- the LOC140879904 gene encoding LEC14B protein, with protein sequence MWFVARGITTRDMGYAFSKLEVEPGVIEDSSSTSIGGGTSPPSTESNILDNDISQLTKLQSGPHEKLRRVFPGKNEYPLPTVKMLAGREANLSGRGRFSSRDCRHVVSKYLPVNGPWVVDRMSTRAYVSQFSSDGSLFVAAFQGSQIRIYDVERGWKVRKNILARSLRWTITDTSLSPDQRHLIYASMSPIVHILNVGSSTKESLANITEFHDGLDFSSPDDGGYSFGIFSLKFSTDGREIVAGSSDEDIYVYDLEAKKVTLRIRAHASDVNTVCFADESGSLLYSGSDDNFVKVWDRRSFATKSKPVGILMGHLEGITFIDSRGDGRYMISNGKDQAIKLWDIRKMSSNSTGYQGYRNYEWDYRWMDYPVQARDLKHPYDQSVSTYKGHSVLRTLIRCYFSPEYSTGQRYIYTGSHDSCIYVYDLVSGAQVAKLRHHKSTVRDCSWHPIYPMLVSSSWDGDVVKWEFPGNEEAPAPAPQPTNMPRRGDFYDYH encoded by the exons ATGTGGTTTGTAGCTAGAGGCATTACCACCAGGGATATGGGGTATGCTTTCAGTAAATTGGAGGTAGAACCAGGAGTTATTGAAGATTCGAGTTCCACTAGCATTGGTGGTGGTACTTCTCCTCCAAGTACAGAGTCCAACATTTTAGATAATGATATTTCTCAGCTAACAAAGCTGCAATCAGGGCCTCATGAGAAGTTGAGGCGAGTTTTTCCAGGGAAGAATGAGTATCCCCTTCCTACAGTGAAGATGTTGGCGGGTCGAGAGGCAAATCTTTCTGGAAGAGGGAGGTTCTCATCAAGAGATTGCCGTCATGTTGTGAGTAAATATTTGCCCGTTAACGGTCCGTGGGTTGTGGACCGGATGTCAACTAGGGCATATGTATCACAGTTTTCTTCCGACGGATCCCTTTTCGTTGCTGCATTTCAG GGAAGTCAAATTAGAATATATGATGTTGAAAGAGGGTGGAAAGTCCGGAAGAACATTCTTGCTAGAAGCTTAAGATGGACAATCACTGATACTTCCCTTTCACCTGATCAACGGCACCTT ATCTATGCTAGCATGTCGCCTATTGTACATATTCTCAACGTTGGATCTTCAACAAAAGAATCCCTTGCAAACATCACT GAATTCCATGATGGCTTGGATTTCTCTTCGCCCGACGATGGGGGATATTCTTTTGGAATCTTCTCTCTTAAATTTTCAACTGATGGGCGAGAAATTGTTGCTGGAAGCAGCGATGAGGATATCTATGTTTACGACCTTGAAGCCAAAAAAGTTACTCTTAGAATTCGAGCCCATGCG TCCGATGTCAACACCGTGTGTTTTGCTGATGAAAGTGGTTCTCTCCTTTATTCTGGAAGTGATGACAATTTTGTTAAG GTTTGGGACAGACGCAGCTTTGCAACCAAAAGCAAGCCGGTGGGGATCTTAATGGGCCATCTTGAAGGCATTACGTTCATTGATAGCCGTGGAGATGGTCGTTACATGATATCCAATGGTAAAGATCAAGCCATCAAACTGTGGGATATACGGAAAATGTCATCCAACTCTACTGG CTATCAAGGTTACAGAAACTATGAATGGGATTACAGATGGATGGATTATCCAGTCCAAGCCAGAGACTTGAAGCATCCATATGATCAGTCGGTTTCTACATATAAAGGGCACTCAGTCTTGCGTACTTTGATTCGTTGTTACTTCTCACCTGAGTATAG CACCGGCCAGAGGTACATCTACACAGGATCCCATGATTCTTGCATTTATGTTTATGACCTG GTGTCCGGAGCACAAGTTGCGAAGCTGCGACACCATAAATCAACGGTGAGGGATTGTAGTTGGCATCCGATTTATCCAATGCTTGTGAGCTCGTCTTGGGATGGAGACGTCGTGAAATGGGAATTCCCTGGGAATGAAGAGGCGCCAGCACCTGCACCTCAACCCACGAATATGCCAAGGAGGGGAGATTTCTATGACTATCACTGA
- the LOC140880985 gene encoding gibberellin receptor GID1B-like codes for MAGSNEVNANESKRVVPLNTWILISNFKLAYTMLRRPDGTFNRELNEFLDRKVPANASPVDGVYSFDVVDRATSLLNRVYLAARDNETQWGILELEKPLNTTEIVPVILFFHGGSFVHSSANTAIYDTFCRRLVNTCRAAVVSVNYRRSPENRYPCAYDDGWTALKWVHSRSWLQSGHDSKVHVYLAGDSSGGNIAHHVAVRAAEEGVDVLGNILLHPMFGGQERTESERQLDGKYFVTIQDRDWYWRAYLPEGEDRDHPACNVFGPRSRTLEGMHFPKSLVVVAGLDLLQDWQLRYVEGLKKSGKEVNLLYLEKATIGFYFLPNNDHFHCLMDEITSFIHS; via the exons ATGGCAGGCAGTAATGAAGTAAATGCCAATGAATCAAAG AGGGTGGTTCCTCTTAATACATGGATCCTTATTTCCAACTTCAAGCTTGCTTATACTATGCTCCGGCGGCCCGATGGCACCTTTAACCGTGAATTGAACGAGTTTCTTGACAGGAAAGTGCCTGCAAACGCGAGCCCGGTCGATGGGGTTTACTCTTTCGATGTAGTGGATCGGGCCACAAGCCTTCTTAACAGGGTTTATTTAGCTGCCCGAGATAACGAGACTCAGTGGGGGATCTTGGAACTTGAAAAGCCCTTGAATACTACTGAGATTGTGCCTGTCATTTTGTTCTTCCATGGTGGAAGCTTTGTTCATTCCTCAGCCAACACGGCTATCTATGATACTTTCTGTCGCCGCCTCGTCAATACTTGCAGGGCCGCTGTTGTGTCTGTGAATTACCGGAGATCCCCCGAGAACCGATACCCTTGTGCTTACGACGACGGCTGGACAGCTCTTAAGTGGGTTCACTCGAGATCATGGCTTCAAAGTGGGCATGATTCTAAGGTTCATGTGTATTTGGCTGGCGATAGTTCAGGTGGTAATATCGCACATCATGTTGCTGTAAGAGCAGCGGAGGAGGGCGTCGATGTATTGGGAAATATCCTTCTTCACCCGATGTTTGGTGGTCAGGAGAGGACGGAATCTGAAAGACAATTAGATGGTAAATATTTTGTGACGATTCAGGATAGGGATTGGTATTGGAGAGCTTATCTGCCAGAAGGAGAGGATAGGGACCATCCTGCGTGTAATGTTTTCGGACCGAGGAGTAGAACACTCGAGGGAATGCACTTCCCTAAAAGTTTGGTGGTTGTGGCTGGATTGGATCTACTCCAAGATTGGCAATTGCGCTATGTTGAAGGGCTCAAGAAATCCGGGAAAGAAGTTAATCTTCTTTATCTGGAGAAAGCAACAATTGGGTTCTATTTCTTGCCTAACAATGACCACTTCCATTGCCTAATGGATGAAATAACGAGCTTCATCCACTCTTAA